The Maridesulfovibrio sp. genomic sequence TGGGTTCCCACGGAATTTTATGAAAAACAGGAATGACCATGGACGCTCCGTAAAGAGTGGCGAAGCAGGCTACGAACGAGAGGTAAAAAGATCTTGAAAGCGCCCCCGCTGCAGCAATGGCTATCCCGGTCCAGAAAATTTTTTCCGGCACTATGTACGGGTTCATGGTGTACACTTTCCATGAAATCAGCATGGTCCCGCCCGCAATCATGGCTTCAAGTATCGGTGAATATTTATTTTGATCCAGCATGTACATTACAGATCGTGGCAAAAGGAAACAGGAATAGACACAAAGCCCGAGTGTAAGGGGAAAAATATAAAAGAAGGCTTCTGTCATATAAGCCGGGTTGGGATCGGGGTTGAGCATGTTGGGCAGAAAACCCTGATAATGTGCGTAAAATAAGAAGGCCCCGGCAAGCACGGCTATGCTCGGCCAGAGGATGGTCCCGGAAACTTTCCTGTGGGGCTTGAGTTTGAACTTTCTGGCAATAATGAGTGGGATTATTCCACCGAATACAGCCATATGTCCAAGGCAGAAATAGAGCAGGGTCGTATCAGCCATCTTGCGGGCAAACCGGTAACCGACCATTTTGGGCCATTCGGAGCCTATATAACTGTCCAGAAAACCCGGCAGTTTGACCATTGTAATCAGATATAATGCGTAGGCGGCTAAGCTCACCAGAAGTAAAGACCACTTATTTTTCATGCAGATTTTTTGCCTTATTCCGGGACTCTTGGCAAATCCTTTTGGCTGTTTACAGCTAAAAGCAGAATAATTCAGTCAGGAGGTTCTAGGATTTTCTGGTTTTATAGTTTGATTTTCTGCCGGGAGAAGATATATTTATAAATGTATTTACTGACTAATGAGTTCTCGCTTTCGGGCGTTTTTTTATATCACTGTTCATAGCCAATGTTGAACGGAGTGTATTCTAATGAGTAAAGTTGCTAAAATTATCCTTGGAGCAGTGTCCGCACTGGTACTGGTCGTAGGGGTGGCGATGGTTCTGGCCGTAGTCCTGATAAACCCAAATGATTACAAAGGTAAAATCGCGGACGCCGTTCGTGATAAAACTGGACGTGAACTTGTTTTTGACGGCGATCTTGAGCTTTCGGTGTTTCCGTGGATTGGGGTCAGGACCGGAGGTATTTCTCTTTCCAATGCTCCGGGCTTTTCCGAAAAAAATATGTTCAGCCTTAAGTCCGCTGACGTAAGTCTGAAGCTGCTGCCTCTGATCACCGGAAAGATTGAATTGCGCAATGTTGATGTTGCTGATTTGCAGCTGTTTTTGATGCGTAATAAAAATGGGGTTACCAACTGGGATGATCTTGCCGGAAAAGAAAAGAGCAAAAAGGGTGAACAGAAAGAGGAGAAGCAGGCTTCGTCCGGCCAGCCCGAGTTGAATCTTTCAGTGGGCGGGGTCAATGTTCAAAATGCCCGCGTTGTCTGGGATGACCGCAAGGAAAATGTTCGGCAGGCCGTGGATGACTGCGACATAGTCGTTGAAGGATTCTCTCCGGGCAGTCCGTTTGATTTTAATGTGCATGTTGCCCTTTCCTCCACCAAGCCTGAGATAAAGGCGGATATCACTACAACCGGTAAAGCTTCAATCTCGGCCGATTTCAAACAGCTTGGCGTAAAAGGGCTCAGCGTAGTTGTTGATGCTTCCGGTAAGGCTGTCCCCGGCGGCAAAGGGAAGGTTACGCTTACTGGTGACGCTGCTGTTGATATGCTTAAGGGGGGCGCAGATATTGTCGGGCTGGTTCTTGAAGCATACGGCGTGAGGGCCGAGGGATCGCTTGCCGCAACAGGGCTGAATTCCAAGTCTCAGAGTTTTTCCGGTGACATGAGCATTCCCGGTTTTAATTTGAAGGAAACTCTGGAGAAAATGGGCATGGGAATTAAAACTGCGGACAGCAAGGCCCTTACCTCCGTAGGGATGAGCTTCAACTATGCAGGAACCCCCAAGTCAGTCGAGATTAAGGATTTACAGGTTAATCTTGATGAAACGTCTATCAAAGGACTTTTTTCAATTGCAAATCCTGATAGACCCAACATAGTAGCCCAATTGGGTATTGATAAGATCAATGTGGACAGTTATCTGCCTCCTGCCGGAGAAAAAAAGGCTGAGACCACGGATAAAAAAAGTACTGAAAAGAAAGCGGAAGAGGGTAAAGAGGAGCTTGTTCCTGTGGAACAGCTGCGTAAGCTGACCCTCAAGGCGGACCTGAATATAAAACACCTGATCGCCAAGAAGGCTAATATAACCGATATCGTTGTCCGTGCACGGGCTAAAGACGGAGTGCTGACAGTGAAACCGGCATCTTTCAACCTTGCAAAGGGTGCTTTCACTTCCGCGGCTGTTGTTGATGTGCGCGGAAAGCTCCCGGTGATGTCGGTTACCGCCGGATTGACCGGGTTGGATGGAGCCGATCTCTCCCATCAGATGACCGGAGAGGATAAGTTCTCCGGGATGATGAGTTTTAATAGCGGACTGAAAACCAGTGGTAATGACATGAAGACCGTGTATGCAAACCTGAACGGTAATCTCGGGTTCAAGGTGCTGGACGGTTATGTGTCCGGTTTTGATATTCTTTATCTTGCAGGGGATGCCTTCTCAGTCCTGACCGGCGGTGTTTTCGGTAAAAGAGATAGTAAACGGACCGAATTCGGCGAAGTATCTGCCACTGCGGATATAAAAAACGGTATTGCAGATAACCGTGATTTGTTGCTGAAATCACCTCTGCTCCGTGCTTCAGGAGCCGGGAAGGTTGACTTGAATATCATGCAAATAGACTACGCTCTGGATGCGAAGGTTGTTGGAACCCTTGAAGGACAGGGCGGCAAGGGGATGGATGATCTTATAGGGCTGACTGTTCCCATGACAATTAAAGGTGATGTCACAGATCCTTCCGTTATGGTTGATCTGCCTCGGTTCGCAGCTATTCTGGCCAAGTCCGGATTCAAGGTTGCGGGTAGCGTGATTGAAGGGGTGGGCGATGTTCTGGAAGGCATCGGTAATACCTTCAGCGGCAAGAAAAAGTCCGGTTCAGAAGAGGATACTAAGAAGAATCCGGTTCAGGAACTTGGCGGGGCTATTAAAAAATTGTTTTAACCTAGATACTTATTGATTGGTAATTCTATAGAGCGGGACGCCTTTACTTAAAGGCGTCCCTTTTCTTTTTTTAACTGACAGGATCTGGCAGAAGTTGTCAGTTATGAGGTGTAGTCTATATCCAATTAAGTATAAATATATGGAGTTGTAGAATGAGGGAGAATGTACTTTATGATGTTTTGGTTCGAGAAATGAACCATGTGAAATCCGGGATGAAATGCCCGGAAAAGGCCGCTCTGTGCGTAATGGATGAATTTGCCCACGAAAGCGTTTATGTTTCAACTAGATTTCTTAAACATGCCGGGTTGGCAGTAAAGGTTGCCGGACTAAAGGAGTATGGAGTTGAAACCTGTGATATTGCTGAACGGCTGGGGATCAGTAAGAGGCATGTGCGCAGGCTTTATGCCTCAATGAAAAACTGATGGAATTTTCCTGAAAGGAGGGGAAATTAAAAACGGCAGGCAAACCTTTAGGGATTTACCTGCCGTTTTTATTTTTATTTGGTCCAGTCGAGGATTACTTTGCCGGACTGTCCGCTGCGCATCACATCAAAACCTTTCTGGAAGTCATCTATTTTGAAGTGGTGGGTGATAGCGGGAGTTACGTCAAGGCTGGATTGGAGCATGGAAGCCATTTTGTACCATGTTTCAAACATTTCGCGGCCATAAATACCTTTGAGTTTCAGGCCCTTGAAAACAACCTGATTCCAGTTGATGGCTGTGTTATCGGGCAGTATGCCAAGCAGGGCAATGTTGCCGCCGTGATTCATTTTATCCAGCATTTCGCTGAAGGCGACCGGGCTACCGGACATTTCAAGACCGACGTCAAATCCTTCGGTCATGCCCAGTTCGGCCATAACTTCTTCGAGTTTTTCCTTGCCGACATTTACGGTGCGGGTGGCACCCATTTTCCCGGCAAGGTCAAGACGGTAGTCATTGAGGTCGGTAATGACAATATGCCGTGCTCCGGCGTGGCGGGCGATGGCTACGGCCATCATGCCGATGGGTCCTGCTCCGGTGATGAGTACGTCTTCCCCTACGAGATCAAAGGAAAGGGCGGTGTGGGCCGCATTTCCGAGAGGATCGAGGATGGAAGCCACATCATCTGTGATTGCGTCGTTGAGCTTAAATACGTTGGCTGCAGGAACGCAGACATATTCGGCAAAGCAGCCGGGGCGGTTTACACCCACACCGATGGTGTTGCGGCAGAGGTGGCGTTTGCCCGCGCGGCAGTTGCGGCAATGGCCGCAGGTCACATGACCTTCTGCGGAAACGCGGTCACCTAAGGCCAGTCCCTGAACTTCGCCACCCATATTCTCAATGGTACCGACAAATTCATGTCCTACGACCATAGGTACGGGAATAGTCTGCTGGGCCCAGCTGTCCCAGTTGTATATGTGGATGTCTGTTCCGCAAATGGCAGTCTTTTTGACTTTGATCAGGACATCGTTGTGTCCGCATTGAGGCACTGGAACCTCTTCCATCCAAATGCCTTCTTCGGCTTTGCTCTTTACGAGGGCTTTCATTGTGTTCATTGTATTGTGCCTTCTTCTCTATTTAATGATCTTGAGTTCGCGACCGACTTTAATGAATGCGTCAACCGCTTTGTTTACCTGCTCCGGTGTGTGTGCGGCGGACATCTGGGTCCTGATACGGGCCTGTCCGCGGGGAACTACCGGGAAGCTGAATCCGATGACATAAATGCCTTCTTTGAGTAGCCCTGCTGCCATTTTCTGAGCCAGAACTGCGTCGCCGAGCATTACCGGGATAATGGGATGGTTGCCGGGTACGAGATCGAATCCGGCTTCTTCCATGCGTGTGCGGAAGATGCGGCTGTTCTCATTGAGCCGTTCACGAAGTTCCGGCTTTTCATCGATCATATTCAGAACCGCTATGGAAGTGGCGGCAATGACCGGGGCAAGGGTGTTTGAAAAAAGATAGGGACGGGATCTCTGGCGCAGCCATGCAATAATTTCCTTGCGTCCGGAAGTGTAACCGCCGGAAGCTCCGCCAAGGGCTTTGCCCAGAGTTCCTGTTATAATGTCTACACGGTCCAGCACACCGCAGTATTCCGGTGTGCCGCGTCCGTTTTCACCAATGAAGCCCACTGCATGGGAGTCGTCAACCATGACCAGTGCTTCGTATTTGTCGGCCAGATCGCATATGGATTTGAGATCGGCGATAATGCCGTCCATGGAAAAAACGCCGTCAGTGACGATCAGTTTATAGCGGCAGCCTTCTGCTGCTTTAAGCTGCTCTTCAAGGTCAGCCATGTCGTTGTTTTTGTAGCGGAAGCGTTGTGCCTTGCAGAGACGTACTCCATCGATGATGGATGCATGGTTAAGCGCGTCGCTGATAACTGCGTCTTCGTTGGTGAGTATGGTTTCAAAAAGGCCGCCGTTGGCGTCAAAGCAGGAGCTGTAGAGAATGGTGTCTTCGGTTTTGAGAAATTCACTGATTTTTTCTTCCAGCGCTTTGTGGACATCCTGTGTTCCGCAGATGAAGCGCACTGACGAAAGTCCGAATCCATATTTATCGAGGGCTTTCTTGCCTGTTTCGATAAGCTCGGGGTTGTTTGCCAATCCCAGATAGTTATTAGCGCAGAAATTGAGTACTTCCTGACCGCCCTTAACCGAAATAAGGGCTTGTTGCTGGGATGTGATAATTCTTTCATCTTTGTAAAGGCCGTTGACTTTCAACTCTTCGGTCTGGGCTGAAAGTGCCTGAAGTAAATTATTTTTCATATACGTTTCTCCCTTCCGTAAACGGTGTTGCTACGCGTTATTTAAAAATCAACATGGTTAATTGTGTCAAGCAAAATTTTAATAATAAATTTTATGTAAAAATTAAAAAATAACTTTATTTTTTAAAGAGAACTCATTTTAATATAATATTGACGGAATTGTTATTTTTCTCCTATGTATGTTTCGTTAAATGATAAAAATTGAATTTATTTTAAGTAAAGGAGATTTCAGGTGAAAGAGCGTCCTCTGGTACTCGATGATGTAGATCGTAAAATTATTGAAGAATTGCAACGTAATGGCCGCGAGTCGTATAAGAATATCGCTCGTAAACTGGGTGTTTCCGATGGTACAGTGCGCTTGCGTACAGAGCGTATGATCAAAAATGACTATTTGAGAATTACAGCTTCCGTAAATCCGCTTTATTTTGAAAACAGCCTTATTGCCATGGTCGGTATAAACCTTGAAGAAAGAGCTAATCCTGAAATGATGGATAAGATTTCCAAGGTGCCTGGTGTGCAGTCTGTAATGAATGTTTCCGGTCGTTTTGACTTGCTTGTAGAGGTTTTTGTCTCTTCCAGGAATGCTTTCCGCCAGTTTCTTGTTGATGACCTTTCCGGAGTCGGCGGAATCAAATCCACCGAAACTTTCATGTTTCTGGAAGCAGTCAACAAATGGGCGGAACACAGGGAGTAGCATACGGCTGCTCCTTTTTAGGGTTTTAGAAATCTGATATTGCCGTTTTTGTAAGGATTGGTTTTTATCTGCCCGTTCGGGCACACTCCGCAGAACGAAGGATCTCTGCAGTCCGATTTTTGGGAGGGTCTGTCTCTGCGCTGCTGGATGAGTTGTATTATCTGTCTGCTTTTGCGGAGGAACATTTCGTCAACTCCAGGATGTGTTCGTGCCGGTGTCGGCAAGCTTTGTCGGTTACACTCAGCTGTTCATAGTCAACTGTTTCTTCTTCCTGCCTTTTTCCGTTTGCCTTGATCGCAGTGAAGCTTTGCTGCAGGTCTTTAATCCTGTGCGACCGTAACTCTCCCGCTGATTTACCTCGTCACTTTTCGGTATTGATGATATTCTTTGAGCTGTCAGGTCGGTGCCGCCGATACTGTTTGTTGTGTGGTCTGTTTGTTGAAGTTTCTTTTGCAGCCCTAATCTTCCGGATAATATTATGATTCATTATAAAAGAATCTTTTATCCTGCAGCAATTTATGTCAATATACGTTAAAGTGTGCGTTCTTAAAACTGTTTTTCTTTTATTCAGTTGATCTTCTATCGGTGGGGAATATGGCCAAGTTTTTTAGAATACGAAAGGGACAGGTCCTTCCATACAAGCTCCTTGTCTACATCTTAATCTGCAGCTCCTTTTTTACCGTTCTTGGAACAAGCCTTCAACTATATATGGAGTATCGCAGTGATGTTAGCGATATCAAAAAGGGATTCGGGCAGATTGAGCATAGTTACGTAAACACCATTGCAGCCAGTCTTTGGGATATTAATATTGACCATGTTAAAATCCAGCTTGAAGGAGCCCTTAAACTGCCGGGTATGCGTTACCTTGAAGTCGTTGAAATGTCCTTCGGTTCGGTTGATCCGGTGGCTTTCATCGGTGAGGTTCCGAAGGGCAAAAACGTCATTGAGAAAAGTTTTCCACTTATTCATATAATTGACGGCAAGAGTGTGGAGGTTGGACAACTGCGCGCTGTTGCTGACCTTGATAATGTGTTCAACCGCTTGAAAATGCGTGTTTTTGTGGTTCTGCTTACGCAGGCCGTCAAGACTTTCCTGGTGGCCCTGTTTATCCTTATGATCATCCATTATATGATTACAAGGCATTTGCAGACCATGGCCGAATACGTGCAGGAAATTGATATCAGCAACCTTGACCGGAAACTTGTGCTGAACCGGCGTAAAAGGCGTTCCAAGCCTGATGAAATCGACCGGGTGGCAGAGGCTTTCAATGACATGCGCCTCAACCTAATCCGGGATATTGCTGAGCGTAAAAAGGCCGAAGAAGCTTTGCGTCAGTCCAATATGATTGTCGAAAAAAGCCCTATGGTCCTATTCAAGTGGAAACATGAAAAGGGCTGGCCTGTTGAGCTGGTTTCGCAGAATGTTAGTCAGCTCGGTTTTAGTGCCGACGATTTCATGTCCGGTAAAATCAAGTATGGTGACATCGTTCATCCTGAAGATCTCGCAAAGGTCGAGGCCGAGGTGCTGGGATTTGTTGAGTCCGGTATGGATCATTTTAACCATGAGTACAGGATTATCGACCCCACAGGCCGGGTCTACTGGATTGCTGACAGCACAGTGGTTGTCAGAGATGAGGACGGTCAGGTCGCTTCATATATGGGAATTACTTATGATTTTACCGAAAAGAAAGCCGCTGAAAATGAGCTTGCCCGCCTGCGTAATCTGCTGAAAAATACTATTGATTCCATGCCTACCATTCTGGTCGGGGTTGATGAAGCTTTACGGATCAATCAGTGGAACAGGTCCGCTGAAGAGGAGACCGGCCTCAGCTATGAACAGGTGCAGGGTACACTGTTGCTGGATGTTTTTCCTCAGCTTAAGGTAGTCCTTGGTTTAATTCAGGATTCAGTTGAAAAGCTCGAGTTGCGTGAAAAGAATAAGATTCCG encodes the following:
- a CDS encoding AsmA family protein, coding for MSKVAKIILGAVSALVLVVGVAMVLAVVLINPNDYKGKIADAVRDKTGRELVFDGDLELSVFPWIGVRTGGISLSNAPGFSEKNMFSLKSADVSLKLLPLITGKIELRNVDVADLQLFLMRNKNGVTNWDDLAGKEKSKKGEQKEEKQASSGQPELNLSVGGVNVQNARVVWDDRKENVRQAVDDCDIVVEGFSPGSPFDFNVHVALSSTKPEIKADITTTGKASISADFKQLGVKGLSVVVDASGKAVPGGKGKVTLTGDAAVDMLKGGADIVGLVLEAYGVRAEGSLAATGLNSKSQSFSGDMSIPGFNLKETLEKMGMGIKTADSKALTSVGMSFNYAGTPKSVEIKDLQVNLDETSIKGLFSIANPDRPNIVAQLGIDKINVDSYLPPAGEKKAETTDKKSTEKKAEEGKEELVPVEQLRKLTLKADLNIKHLIAKKANITDIVVRARAKDGVLTVKPASFNLAKGAFTSAAVVDVRGKLPVMSVTAGLTGLDGADLSHQMTGEDKFSGMMSFNSGLKTSGNDMKTVYANLNGNLGFKVLDGYVSGFDILYLAGDAFSVLTGGVFGKRDSKRTEFGEVSATADIKNGIADNRDLLLKSPLLRASGAGKVDLNIMQIDYALDAKVVGTLEGQGGKGMDDLIGLTVPMTIKGDVTDPSVMVDLPRFAAILAKSGFKVAGSVIEGVGDVLEGIGNTFSGKKKSGSEEDTKKNPVQELGGAIKKLF
- the tdh gene encoding L-threonine 3-dehydrogenase, producing MKALVKSKAEEGIWMEEVPVPQCGHNDVLIKVKKTAICGTDIHIYNWDSWAQQTIPVPMVVGHEFVGTIENMGGEVQGLALGDRVSAEGHVTCGHCRNCRAGKRHLCRNTIGVGVNRPGCFAEYVCVPAANVFKLNDAITDDVASILDPLGNAAHTALSFDLVGEDVLITGAGPIGMMAVAIARHAGARHIVITDLNDYRLDLAGKMGATRTVNVGKEKLEEVMAELGMTEGFDVGLEMSGSPVAFSEMLDKMNHGGNIALLGILPDNTAINWNQVVFKGLKLKGIYGREMFETWYKMASMLQSSLDVTPAITHHFKIDDFQKGFDVMRSGQSGKVILDWTK
- a CDS encoding glycine C-acetyltransferase gives rise to the protein MKNNLLQALSAQTEELKVNGLYKDERIITSQQQALISVKGGQEVLNFCANNYLGLANNPELIETGKKALDKYGFGLSSVRFICGTQDVHKALEEKISEFLKTEDTILYSSCFDANGGLFETILTNEDAVISDALNHASIIDGVRLCKAQRFRYKNNDMADLEEQLKAAEGCRYKLIVTDGVFSMDGIIADLKSICDLADKYEALVMVDDSHAVGFIGENGRGTPEYCGVLDRVDIITGTLGKALGGASGGYTSGRKEIIAWLRQRSRPYLFSNTLAPVIAATSIAVLNMIDEKPELRERLNENSRIFRTRMEEAGFDLVPGNHPIIPVMLGDAVLAQKMAAGLLKEGIYVIGFSFPVVPRGQARIRTQMSAAHTPEQVNKAVDAFIKVGRELKIIK
- a CDS encoding Lrp/AsnC family transcriptional regulator codes for the protein MKERPLVLDDVDRKIIEELQRNGRESYKNIARKLGVSDGTVRLRTERMIKNDYLRITASVNPLYFENSLIAMVGINLEERANPEMMDKISKVPGVQSVMNVSGRFDLLVEVFVSSRNAFRQFLVDDLSGVGGIKSTETFMFLEAVNKWAEHRE
- a CDS encoding ATP-binding protein, whose product is MAKFFRIRKGQVLPYKLLVYILICSSFFTVLGTSLQLYMEYRSDVSDIKKGFGQIEHSYVNTIAASLWDINIDHVKIQLEGALKLPGMRYLEVVEMSFGSVDPVAFIGEVPKGKNVIEKSFPLIHIIDGKSVEVGQLRAVADLDNVFNRLKMRVFVVLLTQAVKTFLVALFILMIIHYMITRHLQTMAEYVQEIDISNLDRKLVLNRRKRRSKPDEIDRVAEAFNDMRLNLIRDIAERKKAEEALRQSNMIVEKSPMVLFKWKHEKGWPVELVSQNVSQLGFSADDFMSGKIKYGDIVHPEDLAKVEAEVLGFVESGMDHFNHEYRIIDPTGRVYWIADSTVVVRDEDGQVASYMGITYDFTEKKAAENELARLRNLLKNTIDSMPTILVGVDEALRINQWNRSAEEETGLSYEQVQGTLLLDVFPQLKVVLGLIQDSVEKLELREKNKIPFNTDGNVQYKNIKIYPLLGSEDGRGAVVLIDDVTMKSRLEDMMIQTEKMMSVGGLAAGMAHEINNPLGAVLSGVQGTERRLSPSLRKNVEVAAELGLDLNKVHQYMDKRGILGYLRGISDAGRRAAAIVRNMLEFSRKSESSRTQVQVRGILEKALSLAENDYDLKKKYDFKVIEIQRDYEQGLPPVSITETEIEQVFLNLFKNAAQAMSGKEYGEERPTVTLRTRRDGDFVRIEVEDNGPGMDEDVRKRVFEPFYTTKRVGLGTGLGLSVSYFIITRNHEGEFLVESENGKGSKFIIRLPAQTRTEKKM